The region CAGAATGCGTTTTATTAATTATATTTCTTCGACCATTCGTTATGCTGCGATTGGCTTTATACGTAAAATGAAAAAAATTAAAGAAAGGAATCCTCTTTTAATGGACAATATTGATCTTGAAAACAATAGCCAAGATGAACTACTTTATATTTATTCTCCATGTTTAGATCACTATTTTACCGAGGAAAAGTATTTTACTGAGAATATTGAAGATGAACTACTTTATTATGCTTGGACAGAACTAAGCGCAAAGCAAAAACAAGTAATTATGTTATCTTACGTTATGTCATACCAAGATACTGAAATTGCAAGATTTCTTAAGATTAGTCCGCAAGCTGTATTTAACAACAGAAAAAGAGCATTGATTAAATTGAAAACATTTTGCACTAATATGGTGGGTGAAATAAGTGGATAACGAAACTTTCACAATCTTTATGACTGCCATTAATAATGTAGGTTTCCCAATTGTAATGATTGGTTATTTAATTCTTCGATTTGAGAAAAAGATTGATGCGTTAACTAATGTTATAGAAAAATTATTAACATCGATTAAGAACTCAAAGGAGAAATAACTTATGGAAGAAGATCTATATACATTAGTATTAATGGCTCAAAAAGGAGATAAAGTATCATTAGAAACAATCCTGGAGATATTTTCTCCAGTACTTAATAAACAAATAAAGATGGTTGATCTAAATGAACAAGAAGATTTATTACAGAATTTAAAAGAAATATTAATCGATAAAACACTTAGCTTTGATACTGATTACTCACCTGGTTTCTTGAATTTTAAAGTTTTGCAGAAAAACAAATAGGGGGAAATAATTATGTCCAAGAGTAATATGGAAAGACAACTTGATATACAGAAAGAATTATGCAGATTAAGTACGGTGTTGCTCTCTGCTTCTAATAAAGATCAGGAATTTTTCACTATGATCGGGAGACTTTACGCCATAAAGTTGAAAGAGATACAGAGTGAATGTTTTAATTCGAAGGAAGGAGAGTGTAGAATTGTTAATTCTCAGTGTTGAAATAAGATGAGGTTAAGAGTTCTATATGTGGAACTCGGATACGAGGAGATTTGTGGAAATGCAATAAAGTTACAACTAATTCAAAAACCCTTCCGCTAACCCACTGGGAATTGGAAGGGTATATTTTTGTTTAATGAGCTATACTTCACATAGGTTTTAAGGTGCGGATAGGGCATAAGTTGACTACAACCTAAAAAACTATAAAATATTACATTATTTACACTAAATTTCATAATTGATGTTGTATAATATTGTTATCTATAAAATATAGTTTCAGAGGAGTTTATAAGATGATAAAAAATAAACTGCATGTCGTGACAAGTTTACTTGCATGCACATTACTTATTTCAGCCTGTAACAGCAAGGATTCAATACATTCTAAAAATAATACTAATATTTCAGGAAACCCTTCTCAACAAAACGGAAAAATTGATTCGAACTCAACCGAAAATAATAAGATCATACAAATTGATGGAGTTAGTTACACAATTCCTTTAAATAATAAAAAAACAGAAAAGTATAATTTCGCCATAAAAACCTCTGAGGGTATTGTTTGGTCACCATCACCTAAAATGGATATTGCTCCTGGAACTGAGACGAATCCATATTATTTTCCTACTGCCCCATTCTCCTTCTACTTAAGTTCTCCTGATAAAAAAGCACTGCGTATAGATAAGGCCAAAAAGTTATTTACTTTACCTTTGCATGACGGGAAAGCTAATTTAGTAGTGGATGAAGTTTTTGGATTAGGAGATTACATTATTTATCATACTTCATCTGTATTTTCTGATGGTGCTCAGCCATTAAGACAACAGGCATGGGTGATGAGAATAGACAATCCTACCTCAAATAAAGAAATCCTAGAGTTTCATTCAACGGGAGGCAAATCTTATAGTTATGCAGTTGATGAAAAAGAAAGACTATATGTATCTGTTTCTGTAATTCCAGGAAATGCAGATGGTAGTGATAGCTACGAAGTTTATGTTTATAATATTTCAACCGACAAAAAGGAAAAAGTCCAAAATTATTCGCTTAATAAACCATCAATCGACTCAATCCAGTTTAATTATA is a window of Paenibacillus sp. FSL H3-0469 DNA encoding:
- a CDS encoding sigma-70 family RNA polymerase sigma factor — encoded protein: MNLHSLNEKETLIVEQFFHSDTNQTFQNPVFTSFFEEQQHLKYLVQALKGNQTSLQLLNSAFKKHYFRMRFINYISSTIRYAAIGFIRKMKKIKERNPLLMDNIDLENNSQDELLYIYSPCLDHYFTEEKYFTENIEDELLYYAWTELSAKQKQVIMLSYVMSYQDTEIARFLKISPQAVFNNRKRALIKLKTFCTNMVGEISG
- a CDS encoding YvrJ family protein → MTAINNVGFPIVMIGYLILRFEKKIDALTNVIEKLLTSIKNSKEK
- a CDS encoding helix-turn-helix domain-containing protein, producing MEEDLYTLVLMAQKGDKVSLETILEIFSPVLNKQIKMVDLNEQEDLLQNLKEILIDKTLSFDTDYSPGFLNFKVLQKNK